The Penaeus monodon isolate SGIC_2016 chromosome 33, NSTDA_Pmon_1, whole genome shotgun sequence genome includes a window with the following:
- the LOC119593937 gene encoding uncharacterized protein LOC119593937, translating into MASHSQLKTSVTFLSCAVLVFLASLSCSLPVDSTSSDQAVIVNGTQVAIAAMADVFVYCRAHVSTTDDLHHYRLEWHDSQAPIPSWNSNVGVFSLGSGTHVPRSYLVFHNFIGTNNAGTYTCKLFKGNDLVSSSAVTVSAR; encoded by the coding sequence ATGGCGAGCCACAGCCAACTGAAGACGAGTGTCACGTTCCTGAGCTGCGCAGTCCTGGTGTTCCTGGCCTCGCTGTCTTGCTCGCTGCCTGTGGACTCCACGTCCTCGGATCAGGCAGTCATTGTCAACGGCACCCAAGTCGCCATTGCAGCCATGGCCGACGTCTTCGTGTACTGCAGGGCACACGTGTCCACCACGGACGACCTACACCACTACAGACTGGAGTGGCACGACTCTCAAGCACCAATTCCCTCGTGGAATAGCAATGTGGGCGTCTTTTCTCTGGGCAGCGGCACCCACGTGCCTCGCTCGTACCTCGTCTTCCACAACTTCATCGGCACCAACAACGCTGGGACTTACACCTGCAAACTGTTCAAGGGAAACGACCTCGTCAGCTCCTCCGCCGTCACTGTCTCGGCCCGATAG
- the LOC119594355 gene encoding uncharacterized protein LOC119594355, translating to MLLKTDEKAAPASGLQKATLAIHFQSITPMANHSQMKTSVTFLSCAVLVFLASLSCSLPVDSTSSDQAVIVNGTQVAIAAMADVFVYCRAHVSTTDDLHHYRLEWHDSQAPIPSWNSNVGVFSLGSGTHVPHSYLVFHNFIGTNNAGNYTCKLFQGNDFVSSSAVTVSAR from the exons ATGCTTCTGAAAACTGACGAAAAAG CTGCACCAGCTAGCGGTCTACAGAAAGCAACACTTGCAATCCATTTCCAAAGCATAACACCCATGGCGAACCACAGCCAAATGAAGACGAGTGTCACGTTCCTGAGCTGCGCAGTCCTGGTGTTCCTGGCCTCGCTGTCTTGCTCGCTGCCTGTGGACTCCACGTCCTCGGATCAGGCAGTCATTGTCAACGGCACCCAAGTCGCCATTGCAGCCATGGCCGACGTCTTCGTGTACTGCAGGGCACACGTGTCCACCACGGACGACCTGCACCACTACAGACTGGAGTGGCACGACTCTCAAGCACCAATTCCCTCGTGGAATAGCAATGTGGGCGTCTTTTCTCTGGGCAGCGGCACCCACGTGCCTCACTCGTACCTCGTCTTCCACAACTTCATCGGCACCAACAACGCTGGGAATTACACCTGCAAACTGTTCCAGGGAAACGACTTCGTCAGCTCCTCCGCCGTCACTGTCTCGGCCCGATAG